One Longimicrobium sp. genomic region harbors:
- a CDS encoding histidine kinase dimerization/phospho-acceptor domain-containing protein, with translation MITETPSLHPADAPAQTQDPGTAADPATLRANKLDLLERLADDLAHEIKNPLHSMVINLEVLKRRVARADSADEVQRYIGVLAGELERVNRRIELLLRLSRPGRGAENTTLNELTEEVMELILLEARHGDIQVDYRPRGGMARVFVPREPSRQVILNLVLEVIDRMQRGATLRITVAEEGGESRLALADSGSVVAALNGDAAATRLAAARTLAESVGGRVDAGEAEGAPALVFALPLARA, from the coding sequence ACCCGGCCACGCTGCGCGCCAACAAGCTCGACCTGCTGGAGCGGCTGGCCGACGACCTGGCCCACGAGATCAAGAACCCGCTGCACTCCATGGTCATCAACCTGGAGGTGCTCAAGCGGCGCGTGGCGCGCGCCGACAGCGCCGACGAGGTGCAGCGCTACATCGGCGTGCTGGCGGGCGAGTTGGAGCGGGTGAACCGCCGCATCGAGCTCCTCCTGCGCCTGTCGCGCCCCGGGCGCGGGGCCGAGAACACCACGCTGAACGAGCTCACCGAGGAGGTGATGGAGCTGATCCTCCTCGAGGCGCGCCATGGCGACATCCAGGTGGACTACCGCCCGCGGGGGGGGATGGCCCGCGTGTTCGTCCCCCGCGAGCCCAGCCGCCAGGTGATCCTGAACCTGGTGCTGGAGGTGATCGACCGGATGCAGCGCGGCGCCACGCTGCGCATCACCGTGGCCGAGGAGGGCGGCGAGAGCCGGCTGGCGCTGGCCGACAGCGGCTCCGTGGTGGCCGCGCTGAACGGCGACGCCGCCGCCACGCGGCTGGCCGCCGCGCGGACGCTGGCCGAATCGGTGGGCGGGCGGGTCGACGCCGGCGAGGCCGAGGGCGCGCCGGCGCTGGTGTTCGCGCTTCCGCTCGCGCGGGCGTAG